One stretch of Clavibacter californiensis DNA includes these proteins:
- a CDS encoding MBL fold metallo-hydrolase: MIRTGIPPHPASPVLARDVAPGVHLLSHAHVNLILIDDDDDGVTLVDTAFPDTWPHLLTALRAIGRTPDDVRAVVLTHGHFDHVGSAARAARQLGVPVHVHPGDAYIARHPYSHRRERTPFAYPLRHGRAIPVVAAMAAAGALRVEGVDAVADLAAGPLDVPGRPVVIPTPGHTDGHVALHLPDRDALITGDALVTLDPYTGRTGCRIVAGAATADSGRALRSLAALEEIDARIVLPGHGAPWTNGIRAAVAAARAVGPS, translated from the coding sequence ATGATCCGCACCGGAATCCCACCCCATCCCGCCTCGCCCGTGCTCGCGCGCGACGTGGCACCGGGGGTCCACCTGCTCTCCCACGCTCACGTGAACCTGATCCTCATCGACGACGACGACGACGGGGTCACCCTCGTCGACACCGCATTCCCGGACACCTGGCCGCACCTGCTCACGGCCCTCCGCGCGATCGGCCGCACGCCCGACGACGTGCGTGCCGTGGTGCTCACGCACGGGCACTTCGACCACGTCGGATCCGCCGCACGGGCCGCCCGCCAGCTCGGCGTCCCGGTGCACGTGCACCCGGGCGACGCGTACATCGCCCGGCACCCGTACTCCCACCGCCGCGAGCGCACGCCGTTCGCGTACCCGCTCCGCCACGGCCGCGCGATCCCCGTGGTCGCCGCCATGGCCGCCGCGGGCGCGCTGCGCGTCGAGGGCGTCGACGCCGTGGCCGACCTCGCGGCCGGACCGCTCGACGTGCCCGGCCGGCCCGTCGTCATCCCGACCCCGGGCCACACCGACGGCCACGTCGCGCTGCACCTGCCGGACCGCGACGCGCTCATCACGGGCGACGCGCTCGTGACGCTGGATCCGTACACGGGTCGCACCGGCTGCCGCATCGTCGCGGGTGCCGCCACCGCGGACAGCGGGCGAGCCCTCCGGTCGCTCGCCGCGCTGGAGGAGATCGACGCGCGCATCGTGCTGCCCGGGCACGGCGCGCCCTGGACCAACGGGATCCGCGCCGCCGTCGCCGCGGCCCGCGCCGTGGGCCCGTCGTGA
- a CDS encoding histidine phosphatase family protein produces MTGLTELWLVRHGESTANVAAGRADRDGAEVIGVEHRDPDVPLSDVGKAQARALGRWLASRSDVPTVMWSSHYLRARSTAAVALAEAGIDADVRPDERLRDRELGILDLLTSRGVAARHPDEDDRRRWLGKLSYRPPGGESWADVALRVRSFLQDPEVAAADGRALITTHDAVVMLFLYVGLGLTEAELLAFRAQHTVANASVTILEPSARRGPWTLRAFSATEHLDGHGAPVTQHGGEPDDRRR; encoded by the coding sequence GTGACCGGCCTCACCGAGCTGTGGCTGGTGCGCCACGGTGAGAGCACGGCCAACGTCGCCGCGGGCCGGGCCGACCGGGACGGCGCCGAGGTGATCGGGGTGGAGCACCGGGATCCGGACGTGCCGCTCTCCGACGTCGGCAAGGCCCAGGCGCGCGCGCTCGGTCGCTGGCTCGCGAGCCGGTCCGACGTGCCGACGGTCATGTGGTCGTCCCACTACCTGCGGGCCAGGAGCACGGCGGCGGTCGCGCTGGCCGAGGCGGGCATCGACGCGGACGTCCGGCCCGACGAACGGCTTCGCGACCGCGAGCTGGGGATCCTCGACCTCCTCACCTCCCGCGGCGTCGCCGCACGGCACCCCGACGAGGACGACCGTCGCCGCTGGCTCGGCAAGCTGTCGTACCGGCCGCCCGGCGGGGAGTCCTGGGCCGATGTGGCGCTGCGCGTCCGCTCGTTCCTGCAGGATCCCGAGGTCGCGGCCGCTGACGGCCGCGCCCTGATCACCACGCACGACGCCGTGGTGATGCTCTTCCTGTACGTCGGCCTCGGGCTCACGGAGGCCGAGCTGCTCGCGTTCCGGGCGCAGCACACCGTGGCGAACGCGTCCGTCACGATCCTCGAGCCGTCCGCCCGACGCGGCCCGTGGACCCTCCGCGCCTTCTCCGCGACGGAGCACCTCGACGGGCACGGCGCCCCCGTCACCCAGCACGGAGGAGAGCCCGATGACCGACGGCGATGA
- a CDS encoding NAD(P)H-hydrate dehydratase, with translation MTDGDDDDARTDARTDAPADVVTPAALRDWALPAATGSKYGRGQVVVVGGALRSPGAAMISGLAALRVGAGRLTLAVGASVATEVAVAVPESGVVPLEETAAGRVRGAGIRAAQDDIASADAVLLGPGLDDADEAERMVRLLAMLVPDDAVVVLDAFALGVLPACREWAAHLAGRLVLTPNSSEAERLLGREAGDDAVDDAREIARSYGAVVSVGGVVAAHDGRAWTIGAGGSGLGTSGSGDVLGGAVAGLCARGADPAHAAVWATHAHAAAGDRLAVQVGPLGYLARELLLELPRVLVELEA, from the coding sequence ATGACCGACGGCGATGACGACGACGCACGCACCGACGCACGCACCGACGCGCCCGCGGACGTGGTGACGCCGGCCGCGCTGCGCGACTGGGCGCTGCCCGCGGCGACCGGATCGAAGTACGGGCGCGGCCAGGTCGTGGTCGTCGGCGGAGCTCTCCGCTCGCCTGGCGCGGCGATGATCTCCGGCCTCGCCGCGCTGCGCGTCGGCGCCGGGCGGCTCACGCTCGCGGTGGGTGCATCGGTCGCGACCGAGGTCGCCGTCGCGGTGCCGGAGAGCGGCGTCGTGCCGCTCGAGGAGACGGCCGCCGGTCGGGTGCGCGGCGCCGGGATCCGCGCCGCTCAGGACGACATCGCCTCCGCCGACGCCGTCCTCCTCGGCCCCGGGCTCGACGACGCGGACGAGGCCGAGCGCATGGTGCGCCTGCTCGCGATGCTCGTCCCCGACGACGCCGTCGTCGTGCTCGACGCCTTCGCGCTGGGGGTGCTCCCCGCGTGCCGCGAGTGGGCCGCGCACCTCGCCGGGCGGCTCGTGCTCACGCCGAACTCGTCGGAGGCCGAGCGGCTGCTGGGGCGGGAGGCCGGCGACGACGCCGTGGACGACGCCCGCGAGATCGCCCGGTCCTACGGCGCGGTCGTCTCCGTGGGTGGGGTGGTCGCCGCCCATGACGGCCGGGCCTGGACGATCGGCGCGGGCGGCAGCGGGCTCGGCACATCCGGATCCGGCGACGTGCTCGGCGGCGCGGTGGCCGGCCTCTGCGCCCGGGGAGCGGATCCGGCCCATGCGGCGGTCTGGGCGACCCACGCGCACGCCGCGGCCGGGGACCGCCTGGCCGTGCAGGTGGGACCGCTCGGCTACCTCGCGAGAGAGCTGCTGCTCGAGCTCCCGCGCGTCCTGGTCGAGCTGGAGGCCTGA
- the deoC gene encoding deoxyribose-phosphate aldolase produces MSTSPSTPATDTAAIARIIDHTLLKPEATRDEVAALVAEAVELGTYSVCVSPSMLPLYLPAGSDLKVAVVCGFPSGKHHSEVKAAEAALSIRQGADEVDMVIDVGAAREGRFADVEADIRAVREAVPAPAVLKVIIESAALDDDQIVAVCQAAVAAGADFVKTSTGFHPTGGATVHAVELMSRTVDGKAGVKASGGIRTYETAVQMIEAGATRLGVSGSAVVLAGPVQTPENGALGSSGY; encoded by the coding sequence ATGAGCACCAGCCCGTCCACGCCCGCGACCGACACGGCCGCGATCGCCCGCATCATCGACCACACGCTCCTGAAGCCCGAGGCCACGCGCGACGAGGTCGCCGCGCTCGTCGCCGAGGCCGTCGAGCTCGGCACCTACTCCGTGTGCGTCTCGCCCTCGATGCTCCCGCTCTATCTGCCCGCGGGATCCGACCTCAAGGTCGCGGTGGTCTGCGGCTTCCCGAGCGGCAAGCACCACAGCGAGGTCAAGGCCGCCGAGGCCGCGCTCTCCATCCGCCAGGGCGCCGACGAGGTCGACATGGTGATCGACGTGGGCGCCGCCCGCGAGGGCCGCTTCGCCGACGTCGAGGCCGACATCCGCGCCGTGCGCGAGGCAGTGCCCGCGCCCGCCGTGCTCAAGGTGATCATCGAGTCGGCCGCGCTCGACGACGACCAGATCGTCGCCGTCTGTCAGGCGGCCGTCGCCGCCGGGGCCGACTTCGTCAAGACCTCCACGGGCTTCCACCCCACCGGCGGCGCGACCGTCCACGCGGTCGAGCTGATGAGCCGCACGGTCGACGGCAAGGCGGGCGTCAAGGCGTCCGGCGGGATCCGCACCTACGAGACCGCAGTGCAGATGATCGAGGCGGGGGCCACGCGCCTCGGCGTCTCGGGCAGCGCGGTCGTGCTGGCGGGTCCGGTGCAGACGCCCGAGAACGGCGCGCTCGGATCGAGCGGCTACTGA
- a CDS encoding M18 family aminopeptidase has product MPIDRRAHLADLGRFIQASPSSFHAAEEGARRLEAAGFARLDERDAWRTGAGRRFIVRDGALLAWIQPAGAHATTPFRVLGAHTDSPGFTLKPKPTIGSDGWLQAGVEVYGGPLLNSWLDRDLELAGRLVMRDGSRHLVRTGPLLRFPQLAVHLDRGVNTDGLRLDPQRHMSPILGTGSPADADVLGHLAGLAGVAADDVLGYDVGVADTQAPGSLGLDGELFAAGRMDNLSSVHAGLAALLDLAAAADEDPDAPVAVLAAFDHEEVGSATPSGAAGPILEDVLGRVSAGLGASSEDRRRAFASSWCLSADAGHAVHPNYPDRHDPANRPVPNGGPLLKINANQRYATDGVGAREWALACERAGVPYQEFVSSNAVPCGSTIGPITATRLGIRTVDVGIPLLSMHSARELCGADDPGHLAAAAAAFLRPVG; this is encoded by the coding sequence ATGCCGATCGACCGCCGCGCGCACCTCGCGGACCTCGGCCGCTTCATCCAGGCCTCCCCCTCCTCCTTCCACGCGGCCGAGGAGGGTGCCCGCCGCCTCGAGGCCGCCGGCTTCGCCCGCCTCGACGAGCGCGATGCCTGGCGCACCGGCGCCGGGCGACGGTTCATCGTCCGCGACGGCGCGCTGCTCGCGTGGATCCAGCCGGCCGGCGCGCACGCCACCACGCCCTTCCGCGTGCTCGGCGCCCACACCGACTCCCCCGGCTTCACGCTGAAGCCGAAGCCGACCATCGGATCCGACGGCTGGCTGCAGGCCGGCGTCGAGGTCTACGGCGGCCCGCTCCTCAACTCCTGGCTCGACCGCGACCTCGAGCTCGCCGGGCGCCTCGTGATGCGCGACGGATCCCGACACCTCGTCCGCACCGGCCCGCTCCTACGCTTCCCGCAGCTCGCCGTGCACCTCGACCGCGGCGTCAACACCGACGGCCTGCGACTGGATCCGCAGCGCCACATGTCCCCGATCCTCGGCACGGGCTCCCCCGCCGACGCCGACGTGCTCGGCCACTTGGCCGGCCTCGCGGGCGTGGCCGCCGACGACGTGCTCGGCTACGACGTGGGCGTCGCGGACACGCAGGCGCCCGGATCCCTCGGCCTCGACGGCGAGCTCTTCGCCGCCGGCCGCATGGACAACCTCAGCTCCGTGCACGCGGGCCTCGCCGCCCTGCTCGACCTCGCGGCCGCCGCGGACGAGGACCCGGACGCGCCCGTCGCGGTGCTCGCCGCCTTCGACCACGAGGAGGTCGGATCCGCGACGCCCTCGGGCGCCGCCGGCCCCATCCTCGAGGACGTGCTCGGCCGCGTCTCCGCCGGCCTCGGCGCCTCCTCGGAGGACCGCCGGCGGGCGTTCGCCTCCTCCTGGTGCCTCTCCGCCGACGCCGGCCACGCCGTGCACCCCAACTACCCCGACCGCCACGACCCGGCGAACCGGCCGGTTCCGAACGGCGGCCCGCTGCTGAAGATCAACGCGAACCAGCGCTACGCGACGGACGGCGTCGGTGCCCGCGAGTGGGCGCTGGCCTGCGAGCGCGCCGGCGTGCCGTACCAGGAGTTCGTGTCCAGCAACGCGGTGCCGTGCGGCTCGACCATCGGCCCGATCACGGCCACGCGCCTCGGGATCCGCACGGTCGACGTCGGGATCCCGCTGCTCTCGATGCACTCGGCCCGCGAGCTGTGCGGCGCCGACGACCCGGGGCACCTCGCCGCCGCGGCCGCGGCGTTCCTCCGCCCGGTCGGCTGA
- a CDS encoding DUF305 domain-containing protein, which produces MGYRKRIAAATTALVIAAALAGCSTPPRTPEDAASPSADAAAPSETESQGWNRADLSFAEEMGDHAAGSVELAVAALQVRDLPPGAQELAAQIRDEQGPQARTLAQLAEAWSGEEGGSGATGTEDRDEAGGVSASSGSEDGSADGSADGGASEADIEAMSDAAFDSELQVLKASSGTDAGRLFLQGMIARHQAAIELADGEAQLGTSTEALELAGAMAAAQGDQLTKMRALLEPYGD; this is translated from the coding sequence ATGGGATACCGCAAGCGCATCGCCGCCGCCACGACCGCCCTCGTCATCGCCGCCGCGCTCGCCGGCTGCTCCACGCCGCCGCGCACGCCCGAGGACGCAGCCAGCCCCAGCGCCGACGCGGCGGCCCCGTCCGAGACGGAGTCGCAGGGCTGGAACCGCGCCGACCTCTCCTTCGCCGAGGAGATGGGCGACCACGCCGCCGGATCCGTCGAGCTCGCCGTGGCCGCGCTGCAGGTGCGCGACCTGCCGCCGGGTGCGCAGGAGCTGGCCGCGCAGATCCGCGACGAGCAGGGCCCGCAGGCCAGGACGCTCGCGCAGCTCGCCGAGGCGTGGTCGGGCGAGGAGGGCGGATCCGGCGCGACCGGCACCGAGGACCGCGACGAGGCCGGCGGGGTGTCGGCCAGCAGCGGATCCGAGGACGGCAGCGCCGACGGCTCGGCGGACGGCGGCGCGTCCGAGGCTGACATCGAGGCGATGAGCGACGCCGCGTTCGATTCCGAGCTGCAGGTGCTCAAGGCGTCGAGCGGCACGGACGCCGGCCGGCTGTTCCTGCAGGGGATGATCGCCCGGCACCAGGCCGCGATAGAGCTGGCCGACGGGGAGGCGCAGCTCGGCACGTCGACCGAGGCGCTCGAGCTGGCGGGCGCGATGGCGGCGGCGCAGGGCGACCAGCTCACCAAGATGCGCGCGCTGCTGGAGCCGTACGGGGACTGA
- a CDS encoding dienelactone hydrolase family protein, translated as MPEIVDLPHPGATLEFGEPGSPVVVLVHDDHGRLPWLDQYALALARAGFHVLVPDLYDGRATLDDGLAAGLAAELDVGFALGTIRDGIDSARARGSRRVGLVGFAPGGWLALLEAQDGGADAVVAYCASLGPQEHGVIPCAVLLHLAEHDEWIDDQRPEEFIGRLREHGTPIASHTYPGTTPAFPNASLRDRMDPDAAALAYRRTETFLLEHLGDQ; from the coding sequence ATGCCCGAGATCGTCGACCTGCCGCATCCCGGAGCCACCCTCGAGTTCGGCGAACCCGGCAGCCCCGTGGTCGTGCTCGTCCACGACGACCACGGCCGCCTCCCCTGGCTCGACCAGTACGCGCTCGCGCTCGCCCGCGCGGGCTTCCACGTGCTCGTCCCCGACCTCTACGACGGCCGCGCCACCCTCGACGACGGCCTCGCCGCGGGCCTCGCCGCCGAGCTCGACGTCGGGTTCGCCCTCGGCACGATCCGCGACGGCATCGACTCAGCACGCGCCCGCGGATCCCGGCGCGTCGGCCTCGTCGGCTTCGCCCCCGGCGGCTGGCTCGCGCTCCTCGAGGCGCAGGACGGCGGCGCCGACGCGGTCGTCGCCTACTGCGCGAGCCTCGGCCCCCAGGAGCACGGCGTCATCCCGTGCGCGGTGCTCCTCCACCTCGCCGAGCACGACGAGTGGATCGACGACCAGCGGCCCGAGGAGTTCATCGGTCGGCTCCGCGAGCACGGCACGCCCATCGCATCGCACACCTACCCCGGCACGACCCCTGCGTTCCCCAACGCGAGCCTTCGCGACCGCATGGATCCCGACGCCGCGGCCCTCGCGTACCGCCGTACGGAGACGTTCCTCCTCGAGCATCTCGGAGACCAGTGA
- a CDS encoding DUF4383 domain-containing protein — translation MSSSPNRLLGTVFGAVYVLVGLLGFLFPPQSGGFFSSDGGLLLGIFMVNPFHNVAHLLIGAALLIGGLSSVASAKAVNSTIGFAYLALGIVGFFLVNTDFNILALNTADHFLHLGSAVVLLIVGLGAEKGVRNRAARAA, via the coding sequence ATGAGCTCGTCCCCGAACCGCCTGCTCGGCACCGTCTTCGGCGCCGTCTACGTCCTCGTCGGCCTTCTCGGCTTCCTGTTCCCGCCGCAGAGCGGGGGCTTCTTCTCCTCCGACGGCGGCCTGCTGCTCGGGATCTTCATGGTGAACCCGTTCCACAACGTGGCCCACCTCCTCATCGGCGCGGCCCTCCTCATCGGCGGCCTCTCCAGCGTCGCGTCGGCCAAGGCCGTGAACTCCACCATCGGATTCGCGTACCTCGCGCTCGGCATCGTCGGCTTCTTCCTCGTGAACACCGACTTCAACATCCTCGCGCTCAACACCGCGGACCACTTCCTGCACCTCGGCAGCGCCGTCGTGCTGCTGATCGTGGGCCTCGGCGCCGAGAAGGGCGTCCGCAACCGCGCCGCCCGCGCCGCCTAG
- a CDS encoding ATP-dependent DNA helicase, translated as MSTVPLSPEQAAVFQAIEGTRDHIFVTGRAGTGKSTLLTHLSWNTEKQIVICAPTGVAALNVGGQTIHSLFKLPIGVIADEEIEQTGELRKLLNTIDTLVIDEVSMVNADLVDAIDRSLRQARHKKDVPFGGVQVVLFGDPYQLAPVPGDGDERAYFADRYRSMWFFDAKVWEEAQLRIYELTEIHRQHEEAFKEMLNAVRHGRVTAEIAGVLNAAGARPAPTDGAITLATRNDTVNRINAEALKRLPGRSLTATADVTGDFGGRTYPADEKLDLKIGAQVMFLRNDVDQRWVNGSVGVVTRIDTNVYVELDGVVHEVEPVTWEKHKYSYSPTTKQLRRDVVADFTQFPLRLAWAVTIHKSQGKTYDRAIVDLGARVFSPGQTYVALSRITDIDGLFLTRPLRPGDIIVDENVRRFMSEATRIRVTPAVAPAS; from the coding sequence GTGAGCACGGTCCCCCTCTCCCCGGAGCAGGCCGCGGTCTTCCAGGCCATCGAGGGGACGCGCGACCACATCTTCGTCACGGGTCGCGCGGGGACCGGCAAGTCGACCCTCCTCACGCACCTGTCGTGGAACACCGAGAAGCAGATCGTCATCTGCGCGCCCACGGGCGTCGCGGCGCTCAACGTCGGCGGGCAGACCATCCACTCGCTGTTCAAGCTGCCCATCGGGGTCATCGCCGACGAGGAGATCGAGCAGACCGGCGAGCTGCGGAAGCTCCTCAACACCATCGACACGCTCGTCATCGACGAGGTCTCCATGGTCAACGCGGATCTCGTCGACGCCATCGACCGCAGCCTCCGCCAGGCGCGCCACAAGAAGGACGTGCCGTTCGGCGGCGTGCAGGTCGTGCTGTTCGGGGATCCGTACCAGCTGGCGCCCGTCCCGGGCGACGGCGACGAGCGCGCCTACTTCGCCGACCGCTACCGCTCCATGTGGTTCTTCGACGCGAAGGTGTGGGAGGAGGCGCAGCTGCGGATCTACGAGCTCACCGAGATCCACCGGCAGCACGAGGAGGCGTTCAAGGAGATGCTGAACGCCGTGCGCCACGGGCGGGTCACGGCGGAGATCGCGGGCGTCCTGAACGCGGCCGGTGCCCGGCCCGCGCCGACCGACGGCGCCATCACGCTCGCCACGCGCAACGACACCGTCAACCGGATCAACGCGGAGGCCCTGAAGCGCCTGCCCGGCCGCTCGCTCACCGCCACCGCCGACGTCACGGGCGACTTCGGCGGCCGCACCTACCCGGCCGACGAGAAGCTGGACCTCAAGATCGGCGCGCAGGTGATGTTCCTCCGCAACGACGTCGACCAGCGCTGGGTGAACGGATCCGTCGGCGTCGTCACGCGCATCGACACGAACGTGTACGTGGAGCTCGACGGCGTGGTGCACGAGGTCGAGCCGGTCACGTGGGAGAAGCACAAGTACTCGTACTCGCCCACGACGAAGCAGCTGCGGCGCGACGTCGTGGCCGACTTCACGCAGTTCCCGCTGCGCCTCGCGTGGGCGGTCACCATCCACAAGTCGCAGGGCAAGACCTACGACCGGGCGATCGTCGACCTCGGTGCGCGCGTGTTCAGCCCGGGTCAGACGTACGTGGCGCTCAGCCGGATCACCGACATCGACGGCCTGTTCCTCACGCGGCCGCTGCGGCCGGGCGACATCATCGTCGACGAGAACGTGCGGCGGTTCATGAGCGAGGCCACGCGCATCCGCGTGACGCCGGCGGTCGCGCCCGCGAGCTGA
- a CDS encoding VOC family protein, whose protein sequence is MSAIMTPYLSFRDQAADALSFYQGIFGGEVQTTTFGEGGMALDPAEADKVMHGQLTSGAGFVLMASDTPASMGVPSGSAITLSLSGDDETVLTGWWDALTADGTVVLPLEVAPWGDRFGMCTDRFGIDWMVSIAQPAPAV, encoded by the coding sequence ATGTCCGCGATCATGACCCCCTACCTGTCCTTCCGCGACCAGGCCGCCGACGCGCTCAGCTTCTACCAGGGGATCTTCGGCGGCGAGGTCCAGACGACGACCTTCGGCGAGGGCGGCATGGCGCTCGACCCGGCCGAGGCCGACAAGGTCATGCACGGCCAGCTCACCTCGGGCGCGGGCTTCGTGCTCATGGCGTCGGACACCCCGGCGTCGATGGGCGTGCCGAGCGGATCCGCCATCACGCTCTCCCTCTCGGGCGACGACGAGACGGTGCTCACCGGCTGGTGGGACGCCCTGACGGCCGACGGCACGGTCGTCCTCCCGCTCGAGGTGGCGCCGTGGGGCGACCGGTTCGGCATGTGCACCGACCGCTTCGGGATCGACTGGATGGTGTCGATCGCACAGCCGGCTCCCGCCGTCTGA
- a CDS encoding ABC transporter ATP-binding protein produces MGDPPVDDTAPATAAPTAPRLRAEGVTLAYDRRVISEALDVDVPDGSFTVIVGPNACGKSTLLRALSRLLAPTAGSVLLDDRPLASYRAKEAARIIGLLPQSAIAPDGITVADLVARGRFPHQNLIRQWTPTDEDAVQAAMAATGVADLAARHVDELSGGQRQRVWVAMALAQQTPVLLLDEPTTFLDIAHQIELLDLLADLHRDGSTIVAVLHDLNHAARYADHLIVMKDGRVVASGAPRDIVTAELVEEVFGLPCLVIDDPVSHTPLIVPRGGRWA; encoded by the coding sequence ATGGGAGATCCACCCGTGGACGACACCGCGCCCGCCACCGCAGCGCCCACCGCGCCGCGCCTCCGCGCCGAGGGCGTCACGCTCGCCTACGACCGCCGGGTGATCTCCGAGGCGCTCGACGTCGACGTGCCCGACGGCTCCTTCACGGTCATCGTCGGCCCGAACGCGTGCGGCAAGTCGACCCTGCTCCGCGCCCTGTCGCGCCTGCTCGCGCCGACGGCCGGCAGCGTGCTCCTCGACGACCGGCCGCTCGCGTCGTACCGGGCGAAGGAGGCCGCGCGCATCATCGGCCTGCTGCCGCAGAGCGCCATCGCGCCCGACGGGATCACGGTGGCCGACCTCGTGGCGCGAGGCCGGTTCCCGCACCAGAACCTCATCCGCCAGTGGACCCCGACCGACGAGGACGCCGTGCAGGCAGCCATGGCCGCCACGGGCGTCGCCGACCTCGCCGCCCGGCACGTCGACGAGCTCTCCGGCGGACAGCGCCAGCGCGTGTGGGTCGCGATGGCGCTCGCCCAGCAGACGCCCGTGCTGCTGCTGGACGAGCCGACGACGTTCCTCGACATCGCCCACCAGATCGAGCTGCTCGACCTCCTCGCCGACCTGCACCGCGACGGCAGCACCATCGTCGCCGTGCTCCACGACCTCAACCACGCCGCGCGCTACGCCGACCACCTCATCGTGATGAAGGACGGCCGCGTGGTCGCCTCGGGCGCCCCGCGCGACATCGTCACGGCCGAGCTCGTCGAGGAGGTCTTCGGTCTCCCCTGCCTCGTGATCGACGACCCCGTCTCGCACACGCCGCTCATCGTGCCGCGCGGCGGCCGCTGGGCCTGA
- a CDS encoding FecCD family ABC transporter permease has translation MSAPARAGRHPDATRSGATRPTAARPARVAGTVRLPVVGIRLQRREVLVGAALAVATVALALVALGTGDFPLTVPEVIRAMALPDGSFASTIVLEWRLPRVLAALAFGAALGVAGAVFQSLTRNPLGSPDIIGFSTGSYTGALIVTTLAGAAFLPTAVGALAGGLGTALVVYLLAYRGRVQGFRLIITGIAVTAVLHGVNTFLLLKAGTEVAMAASIWGAGSLALVGWDRALPAFVALLVLAPAILLLSAPLRQLELGDDAARAHGVRAEPTRLALLILGVALTAIVTAAAGPIAFVALAAPQIARRLTRSAGLPLVPAALTGGLLLLAADFAAQHALPGTVPVGIVTVVVGGAYLIALLIREASRRA, from the coding sequence GTGAGCGCGCCCGCTCGCGCCGGCCGCCACCCGGACGCGACCCGGTCAGGGGCGACCCGACCCACCGCGGCCCGCCCCGCCCGCGTGGCCGGCACCGTCCGCCTGCCCGTGGTGGGGATCCGCCTGCAGCGCCGCGAGGTGCTCGTGGGCGCGGCGCTCGCCGTCGCGACCGTCGCCCTCGCGCTGGTGGCGCTCGGCACCGGCGACTTCCCGCTCACGGTACCCGAGGTGATCCGCGCGATGGCGCTCCCGGACGGCTCCTTCGCGTCCACCATCGTCCTCGAATGGCGCCTGCCGCGCGTGCTCGCCGCGCTCGCGTTCGGCGCGGCGCTCGGTGTCGCGGGCGCCGTGTTCCAGTCGCTCACGCGCAACCCGCTCGGCTCGCCCGACATCATCGGCTTCTCGACGGGCTCGTACACGGGCGCGCTGATCGTGACGACGCTCGCCGGCGCGGCCTTCCTGCCCACTGCCGTCGGCGCGCTCGCGGGCGGGCTCGGCACGGCGCTCGTCGTCTACCTGCTCGCGTACCGTGGCCGCGTGCAGGGGTTCCGGCTGATCATCACGGGCATCGCCGTCACGGCGGTGCTGCACGGGGTCAACACGTTCCTGCTGCTGAAGGCGGGCACCGAGGTGGCGATGGCCGCGTCGATCTGGGGCGCCGGATCCCTCGCGCTCGTCGGCTGGGACCGCGCGCTCCCCGCCTTCGTCGCCCTCCTCGTGCTCGCGCCGGCGATCCTGCTGCTGTCCGCGCCGCTGCGCCAGCTCGAGCTCGGCGACGACGCCGCGCGTGCCCACGGCGTGCGGGCCGAGCCGACGCGCCTGGCGCTGCTGATCCTCGGGGTCGCCCTCACGGCGATCGTGACCGCTGCCGCAGGTCCCATCGCGTTCGTCGCACTCGCGGCCCCGCAGATCGCGCGCCGCCTCACCCGCAGCGCCGGCCTGCCGCTCGTGCCGGCCGCGCTCACGGGCGGCCTGCTGCTCCTCGCCGCCGACTTCGCCGCCCAGCACGCGCTGCCGGGGACGGTGCCCGTCGGGATCGTCACGGTCGTCGTCGGCGGCGCATACCTGATCGCGCTGCTGATCCGCGAGGCGTCCCGACGTGCCTGA